A stretch of the Hippoglossus hippoglossus isolate fHipHip1 chromosome 1, fHipHip1.pri, whole genome shotgun sequence genome encodes the following:
- the hmx4 gene encoding H6 family homeobox 4, with translation MNKVEAPCRPAASLKFTIDNILNLKTSGRNCDSCHPAGLQDDSATALRKDGFQSHHEEHGAQQRQDPGSRLHESELRTDCSGATDSVIISRGDPRKAAEVRFESGDSSCDDSSSTTTATDAHKGGSPGKKSKVITKKKTRTIFSKRQIFQLESTFDMKRYLSSAERACLASSLQLTETQVKIWFQNRRNKLKRQISTEIDGPVSDFPETGKPVVVGQLPALYKESNLLGRCLLPMPLPVVYPGSSTPYLCFSNASKYFSLYDGDV, from the exons ATGAACAAAGTGGAGGCACCATGTCGACCCGCAGCCTCTCTGAAATTCACTATTGACAACATCCTCAACCTGAAGACAAGCGGGAGGAACTGTGACAGCTGTCACCCTGCCGGACTGCAGGATGACTCGGCCACGGCGCTGCGTAAAGACGGGTTCCAGAGTCACCACGAGGAGCACGGGGCCCAGCAGAGGCAGGACCCGGGCAGCAGGCTCCACGAAAGCG AGTTGAGGACAGACTGTAGCGGAGCGACAGACTCGGTCATCATCAGCCGCGGAGACCCGAGGAAGGCGGCGGAGGTGCGCTTCGAGAGCGGGGACAGCAGCTGCGACGACAGCAGCTCCACCACCACGGCCACGGACGCGCACAAGGGAGGCAGCCCGGGCAAGAAGAGCAAAGTGATAACGAAAAAGAAAACACGCACTATTTTTTCCAAGAGACAGATTTTCCAGTTGGAGTCTACCTTCGACATGAAACGCTATCTGAGCAGCGCAGAGCGCGCCTGCCTCGCCAGCTCTCTCCAGCTGACGGAGACGCAGGTGAAAATATGGTTTCAGAACCGCAGGAATAAGTTGAAACGGCAAATCTCGACCGAAATCGACGGACCCGTTAGCGATTTCCCCGAGACTGGAAAGCCCGTGGTGGTGGGACAGCTCCCGGCCTTGTACAAAGAGAGCAACTTGCTGGGGAGATGCCTGCTGCCCATGCCTCTGCCCGTGGTGTACCCGGGGAGTAGCACGCCTTACCTCTGCTTCTCAAACGCCAGCAAGTACTTCAGCCTGTACGACGGGGACGTATGA
- the hmx1 gene encoding homeobox protein HMX1, producing MQEKLAGTPTPTSSRASSFFIENLLGKERDGQELASDGSRWEAGAVEIVSIDRVLNSHPAPNGSSSTARSPYRESPLQWYRGGAASLNFRALDTPHSPLRDKTSAEDNCCSMTTSDRGSPAVSESITEGSDETEQKTGDSNLTDDNDDAPHAFSARPEQESDASSTRKKKTRTVFSRSQVFQLESTFDMKRYLSSSERAGLAASLHLTETQVKIWFQNRRNKWKRQLAADLEAVHIPNSTQRIVRVPILYHEGPTPTAALGFHLTGHPGSPAVAGFPSSFNYPLSSFAHSMSMLRSQMTGLV from the exons ATGCAGGAGAAGCTGGCCGGAACGCCGACCCCCACTTCATCGCGGGCGTCGTCGTTTTTCATCGAGAACCTACTTGGCAAGGAGCGGGACGGGCAGGAGCTGGCGTCGGACGGCAGTCGATGGGAAGCGGGAGCGGTGGAAATCGTCTCTATTGACCGAGTCCTGAACTCGCATCCTGCGCCCAACGGCTCCAGCTCCACGGCCCGGTCCCCGTACAGGGAGTCCCCGCTGCAGTGGTACCGCGGGGGGGCTGCATCCTTGAACTTCAGAGCGTTGGACACACCACACA GTCCATTAAGGGACAAGACAAGTGCAGAGGATAACTGCTGCTCCATGACGACCAGTGACAGAGGTTCACCTGCCGTGTCCGAGTCCATAACCGAAGGCAGCGACGAGACCGAGCAGAAAACAGGGGACAGCAACCTGACGGACGACAACGACGACGCGCCCCACGCCTTTAGCGCACGGCCGGAGCAGGAGTCCGACGCGAGCTCCACTCGGAAGAAGAAGACCCGGACCGTGTTCAGCCGCAGTCAGGTCTTCCAGCTGGAGTCCACCTTCGACATGAAACGGTACCTGAGCAGCTCGGAGAGAGCGGGGCTGGCGGCGTCTCTCCACCTGACAGAGACTCAGGTGAAGATCTGGTTTCAGAACCGGAGGAACAAATGGAAGAGGCAGCTGGCGGCGGACCTGGAGGCTGTTCACATCCCAAACTCCACGCAGAGGATTGTCAGGGTCCCCATTCTCTATCACGAGGGGCCCACACCCACCGCTGCTCTGGGCTTCCACCTGACCGGGCATCCAGGCTCTCCAGCCGTCGCGGGCTTCCCCAGCTCCTTCAACTACCCTCTGTCCTCGTTTGCTCACTCCATGAGCATGCTGAGGTCGCAGATGACCGGCTTGGTGTAA